One genomic segment of Deltaproteobacteria bacterium includes these proteins:
- a CDS encoding PAS domain S-box protein, whose protein sequence is MISEVRREAALLKTGALQNAIFNSANFSSIATDEKGVIQIFNVGAERMLGYTAADVLNKITPADISDPQEVIARAKSLSVEIGTTILPGFEALVFKASRGIEDIYELTYIRKDGSRFPAVVSVTALRDDQGAIIGYLLIGTDNTARKEIEAEQKQLAQRLRDHQFYTRSLFESNTDALMTTDPSGIITDVNKQMEALTGCTRDELIGAPFRSYFTDPDRAETSIKLVLSEKKVTNFELTARARDGKETVVSYNATTFYDRDRRLQGVFAAARDVTERKRLDQVLREKNVELESARSVAEKASLAKSDFLSSMSHELRSPLNAILGFAQLMESDSPPPTSAQKESIAQILQAGWHLLALINEILDLAKVESRQVPLSREPVSLAEVMLECQGMIEPQAQQRGIRMTFPLFDIPYFVMADRTRLKQVLINLLSNAIKYNIEQGTVEVTCTDSTPGLIRVSIRDTGAGLSPEQQAQLFQAFNRLGQEAGGEEGTGIGLVVAKQLVELMGGVVGVDSTVGVGSVFWFELPSVAEPHLPLEEDDASASAQPHVPHGARRNTVLYVEDNPANLKLVEQIIARHPDIHLLTAVNGNSGIEIARASLPDVILVDINLPDINGFEVLRILRSDLATAQIPIVAVSANAMPLDVERGLKAGFFRYLTKPIKVTEFMEAMDMALEFAGQKGGQGK, encoded by the coding sequence ATCATCTCCGAGGTCAGACGCGAAGCAGCGCTGCTCAAGACAGGGGCGCTGCAGAACGCGATTTTCAATAGCGCCAACTTCTCGAGCATCGCCACCGACGAGAAGGGCGTCATTCAAATATTCAATGTCGGCGCCGAGCGCATGCTGGGCTACACGGCCGCCGATGTCCTGAACAAGATCACCCCGGCCGACATCTCCGACCCGCAGGAAGTGATCGCGCGCGCCAAGTCGTTGAGCGTCGAGATCGGAACCACGATCCTGCCGGGCTTCGAGGCATTGGTCTTCAAGGCCTCGCGCGGCATCGAGGACATTTACGAGCTGACCTATATCCGTAAAGATGGCAGCCGCTTCCCGGCGGTCGTATCGGTCACCGCGCTGCGCGATGATCAAGGCGCCATCATCGGTTATCTGCTGATCGGCACCGATAATACCGCGCGCAAGGAGATCGAGGCGGAGCAGAAGCAGCTTGCTCAGCGCCTGCGCGACCATCAGTTCTACACGCGCTCCCTGTTCGAATCCAACACCGACGCGCTGATGACCACCGATCCGTCCGGCATCATCACGGACGTCAACAAGCAGATGGAGGCGCTCACCGGTTGCACGCGCGACGAATTGATCGGCGCTCCGTTCAGGAGCTACTTCACCGATCCGGATCGGGCCGAGACGAGTATCAAACTGGTGCTGAGCGAAAAGAAGGTCACCAACTTCGAGCTCACCGCGCGCGCCAGGGACGGCAAGGAGACCGTGGTGTCCTACAATGCGACCACCTTCTACGATCGGGACCGGAGGCTGCAGGGGGTGTTCGCCGCTGCACGCGACGTCACCGAGCGCAAACGCCTGGATCAGGTGCTGCGGGAAAAGAACGTCGAGCTGGAGAGCGCCAGGTCCGTGGCGGAAAAAGCCAGCCTCGCCAAATCGGATTTCCTTTCCAGCATGAGCCATGAGCTGCGCAGCCCGCTCAATGCCATCCTCGGGTTCGCCCAGCTGATGGAGTCCGATTCCCCGCCCCCGACGTCCGCCCAGAAGGAAAGCATAGCCCAGATTCTTCAGGCGGGATGGCATCTGCTGGCGCTGATCAACGAGATCCTCGATCTCGCGAAGGTCGAGTCCAGGCAGGTGCCGCTGTCGCGGGAACCGGTGTCGCTGGCCGAAGTCATGCTCGAATGCCAGGGCATGATCGAACCCCAGGCGCAACAGCGCGGCATCCGCATGACCTTTCCCCTGTTCGACATACCATATTTTGTCATGGCCGATCGGACCCGGTTGAAGCAGGTTCTCATCAACCTGCTCTCCAACGCGATCAAATACAACATCGAGCAGGGAACGGTCGAGGTGACATGCACCGATAGCACGCCGGGACTCATTCGCGTCAGCATCAGGGACACCGGCGCGGGACTGTCTCCGGAACAGCAGGCGCAGCTATTCCAGGCGTTCAATCGTCTCGGGCAGGAGGCCGGCGGCGAGGAAGGCACAGGCATCGGCCTCGTGGTGGCCAAGCAACTGGTCGAACTGATGGGGGGCGTAGTCGGCGTGGATAGCACCGTCGGGGTGGGAAGCGTGTTCTGGTTCGAACTCCCCTCGGTTGCCGAGCCACACCTTCCCCTGGAAGAAGACGACGCATCGGCATCGGCCCAACCGCATGTGCCTCACGGAGCGCGGCGAAACACCGTGCTCTATGTAGAGGACAACCCGGCGAACCTGAAACTGGTCGAGCAAATCATCGCGCGGCATCCCGATATTCACCTGCTGACCGCGGTGAATGGGAATAGCGGCATCGAGATTGCCCGCGCATCCCTCCCGGATGTCATCCTGGTCGACATCAATCTGCCCGACATCAACGGATTCGAAGTCCTGAGAATCCTGCGCTCAGACCTGGCCACGGCGCAGATTCCGATCGTTGCCGTCAGCGCAAACGCAATGCCGCTTGACGTCGAGAGAGGCCTGAAGGCCGGATTCTTCCGCTATCTAACCAAGCCCATCAAGGTCACTGAGTTCATGGAGGCGATGGATATGGCGCTGGAATTTGCGGGACAAAAGGGCGGTCAGGGCAAATAA
- a CDS encoding sigma-54 dependent transcriptional regulator gives MKGTILLAEDDRNLRRVLQATLTREGYEVAATPDGAAAAEWLDTQRADALITDIRMPKMDGLALFRRCRERHPELPVILITAFGKIEDAVEAMRAGAFDYISKPFDEAELLRVVGNAVATSEVVDREGASAPAEEWFGMVGGSPAWLDVRKVIEKAAASPFSVLITGETGTGKELVARAIHRISGRRDGPFLKINGAAIPPTLWEAEMFGYEKGAFTGAVQSKPGRFELADAGTFFLDEVGEVPLAGQAKLLRVLEDGEFERVGGVKTLTADVRLICASNRDLKRETSLGRFREDLYYRVSGIPIHLPPLRDRREDLVPLAEFFLARTCRELGVGGKTLSPGTAEALDRYPWPGNIRELENAVARAVALSDDDSLTPADLCLGLAEPEATISPADIEGERFHESVREHKRSVIRRAIAKAGGSKSRAAEILGLSPTYLSRLLRVLGVEGKGNGA, from the coding sequence ATGAAGGGAACGATTCTTCTGGCGGAAGACGACCGGAATCTGCGTCGCGTCCTGCAGGCGACGCTGACGCGGGAGGGGTACGAGGTGGCCGCGACGCCCGACGGCGCGGCGGCGGCGGAGTGGCTCGATACGCAGCGGGCCGATGCCCTGATCACCGATATCCGGATGCCGAAGATGGACGGGCTCGCCCTCTTCCGCCGTTGCCGCGAGCGGCACCCGGAGCTGCCGGTGATCCTCATCACCGCCTTCGGGAAGATCGAGGACGCGGTCGAGGCGATGCGGGCCGGCGCCTTCGACTACATCTCCAAGCCGTTCGACGAGGCGGAGTTGCTCCGCGTGGTCGGCAACGCGGTGGCCACGTCCGAGGTCGTCGACCGGGAGGGGGCGAGCGCCCCGGCGGAGGAGTGGTTCGGGATGGTCGGCGGCTCCCCCGCCTGGCTCGATGTGCGCAAGGTGATCGAAAAGGCCGCGGCATCGCCCTTCTCCGTCCTGATCACGGGAGAGACGGGTACGGGGAAGGAGCTCGTGGCGCGGGCGATCCACCGGATCAGCGGTCGGCGCGACGGGCCGTTCCTCAAGATCAACGGGGCCGCGATTCCCCCCACGCTGTGGGAGGCCGAGATGTTCGGCTACGAGAAGGGGGCGTTCACCGGGGCGGTCCAATCCAAGCCCGGCCGATTCGAGCTCGCCGACGCAGGGACCTTCTTTTTGGACGAGGTGGGCGAAGTGCCGCTCGCCGGCCAGGCGAAGCTGCTCCGGGTCCTCGAGGACGGGGAGTTCGAGCGGGTTGGGGGCGTGAAGACCCTGACCGCCGACGTGCGCCTGATCTGCGCGTCGAACCGCGACCTGAAGCGGGAGACTTCGCTGGGGCGGTTCCGCGAGGACCTCTACTATCGGGTGAGCGGGATCCCGATCCACCTCCCCCCCCTGCGGGATCGGCGCGAGGATCTCGTGCCGCTGGCGGAGTTCTTCCTTGCGCGAACGTGCCGGGAGCTGGGCGTCGGCGGGAAGACGCTTTCTCCGGGAACGGCGGAAGCGCTGGACCGATACCCGTGGCCCGGCAACATCCGCGAGCTGGAGAACGCCGTCGCGCGCGCCGTGGCGCTCTCGGACGACGATTCGCTCACCCCCGCCGACCTCTGTCTCGGCCTCGCGGAGCCGGAGGCGACGATCTCCCCGGCCGACATCGAGGGGGAGCGGTTCCACGAATCCGTGCGGGAGCACAAGCGCTCGGTGATCCGGCGGGCGATCGCCAAGGCGGGGGGGAGCAAGTCGCGGGCGGCGGAGATCCTCGGGCTGTCGCCGACCTACCTGTCCCGCCTCCTCCGCGTCCTCGGCGTGGAAGGGAAGGGGAACGGAGCGTGA